A genomic window from Pseudonocardia broussonetiae includes:
- a CDS encoding AMP-binding protein: protein MDLTLRGLLTGALARFGGRPALVADGRTWSYAELVRDADRLAHALVAAGVGPGTPVAIMMSNRAEWVVADQAVLRAGGAKVPVNDMQSRPEIEFVLRDSAAVVALADEGMAAAALGAGSPSLRTVIVVGGPVEGALDWDEVLAQAPDTGPPDVRVRGSDVALIAYTGGTTGRQKGVVHTQRGLALNVLAHVVETGLLDDERLLLTSPLPHSAGYLTQAGLLKGALHLVERRFDPDLVLDRIERDRATVLFMVPTMIYRVLDRAEEREVDLSSLRTILYGAAPITLDRLEQGLRRFGPVFMQLYGQTEAPNFLTRLTREDHDPAAPERLSSCGRAAALVEIAILDDDGAPVPVGGAGEVCARAPYVMEGYLGLPEKSAETLRGGWLHTGDVGRVDAEGYLHLLDRRNDMIISGGMNVYSTEVENVVQAVPGVVQVAVAGVPHPDWGEAVVAFVVPGAGFDEAAAADVCRAQLAAYKRPKAFRVLPELPVTAFGKVDKKALRSGRPGW from the coding sequence GTGGACCTGACGCTGCGCGGGCTCCTCACCGGGGCGCTCGCCCGGTTCGGCGGGCGCCCCGCCCTCGTCGCCGACGGCCGCACCTGGAGCTACGCGGAGCTGGTGCGCGACGCCGACCGCCTCGCCCACGCCCTGGTCGCCGCCGGGGTCGGCCCCGGCACCCCGGTGGCGATCATGATGTCCAACCGGGCCGAGTGGGTGGTGGCCGACCAGGCCGTGCTGCGCGCGGGCGGTGCGAAGGTGCCGGTCAACGACATGCAGTCGCGCCCGGAGATCGAGTTCGTGCTGCGCGACTCGGCTGCCGTCGTCGCGCTGGCCGACGAGGGCATGGCGGCCGCCGCACTGGGTGCGGGCTCGCCGTCGCTGCGGACGGTGATCGTCGTCGGGGGACCGGTGGAGGGGGCGCTCGACTGGGACGAGGTCCTGGCGCAGGCGCCCGACACCGGGCCGCCCGACGTGCGCGTCCGCGGCTCCGACGTCGCGCTGATCGCGTACACGGGAGGGACCACCGGCCGCCAGAAGGGGGTCGTGCACACCCAGCGGGGGCTGGCGCTGAACGTCCTGGCGCACGTCGTCGAGACGGGCCTGCTCGACGACGAGCGCCTGCTGCTCACCTCGCCGCTGCCGCACTCGGCGGGCTACCTGACCCAGGCCGGCCTGCTGAAGGGGGCGCTGCACCTCGTGGAGCGCCGGTTCGATCCCGACCTCGTGCTCGACCGGATCGAGCGCGACCGCGCGACGGTCCTCTTCATGGTGCCGACGATGATCTACCGGGTGCTCGACCGCGCGGAGGAGCGGGAGGTCGACCTGTCGTCGCTGCGGACGATCCTCTACGGCGCGGCGCCGATCACGCTCGACCGGCTCGAGCAGGGGCTGCGCCGGTTCGGGCCGGTGTTCATGCAGCTCTACGGCCAGACCGAGGCGCCCAACTTCCTCACCCGGCTCACCCGCGAGGACCACGACCCCGCCGCACCCGAGCGCCTGTCGAGCTGCGGGCGGGCGGCGGCGCTGGTCGAGATCGCGATCCTCGACGACGACGGCGCGCCGGTCCCGGTCGGCGGGGCGGGGGAGGTGTGCGCGCGGGCGCCCTACGTCATGGAGGGCTACCTCGGCCTGCCGGAGAAGTCGGCCGAGACCCTGCGCGGGGGCTGGCTGCACACCGGCGACGTCGGCCGCGTCGACGCCGAGGGCTACCTGCACCTGCTGGACCGCCGGAACGACATGATCATCAGTGGGGGGATGAACGTGTACTCCACCGAGGTCGAGAACGTCGTGCAGGCGGTGCCGGGCGTGGTGCAGGTGGCGGTCGCCGGCGTCCCGCACCCCGACTGGGGCGAGGCGGTCGTCGCCTTCGTCGTGCCGGGTGCGGGGTTCGACGAGGCCGCCGCGGCGGACGTGTGCCGCGCGCAGCTCGCGGCGTACAAGCGGCCCAAGGCCTTCCGCGTCCTTCCGGAGCTGCCGGTCACCGCGTTCGGCAAGGTCGACAAGAAGGCGCTGCGCTCCGGCCGGCCCGGCTGGTGA
- a CDS encoding ABC transporter ATP-binding protein: protein MSGVDPVLDVRDLVVEVGTASGSTVVVDGVSLSVAAGETLGVVGESGSGKTLTALAIMRLLGATARIAAGQVLLEGTDLTRLDDRRMREVRGGRIGMVFQEPMTALDPAYTVGEQVAETVRRHRRVSRGEAWKRAVALLDRVGIPSPDRRARDYPHHFSGGMRQRVVIAMALSCDPVVLLADEPTTALDVTVQEQILTLLAGLRDESGLALLFISHDLGVIADICDRVAVMYAGQIVETAPVHDLFASPRQPYTDALLRCVPGVTGTRLATIPGTVPAFDALPPGCRFAPRCAHAAPRCSAGPVALEAVDRTHRARCVRLDELAEVGR from the coding sequence GTGAGCGGCGTCGACCCCGTGCTCGACGTGCGGGACCTGGTGGTGGAGGTGGGCACGGCGAGCGGCTCGACCGTCGTCGTCGACGGGGTGAGCCTGTCGGTCGCCGCGGGGGAGACCCTCGGCGTCGTCGGGGAGTCCGGGTCGGGGAAGACGCTCACGGCGCTGGCGATCATGCGGCTGCTGGGGGCCACCGCCCGCATCGCGGCCGGCCAGGTGCTGCTGGAGGGCACCGACCTGACCCGGCTCGACGACCGCCGCATGCGCGAGGTGCGCGGCGGCCGGATCGGCATGGTGTTCCAGGAGCCGATGACCGCGCTCGACCCGGCCTACACCGTCGGCGAGCAGGTCGCGGAGACCGTGCGCCGGCACCGGCGCGTGAGCCGCGGCGAGGCGTGGAAGCGGGCGGTCGCGCTGCTCGACCGCGTCGGCATCCCGTCGCCGGACCGCCGGGCGCGCGACTACCCGCACCACTTCTCCGGCGGGATGCGCCAGCGCGTGGTGATCGCGATGGCGCTGTCGTGCGACCCCGTCGTGCTGCTCGCCGACGAGCCGACCACCGCGCTCGACGTCACCGTGCAGGAGCAGATCCTCACGCTGCTGGCCGGGCTGCGCGACGAGTCGGGGCTGGCGCTGCTGTTCATCTCCCACGACCTCGGGGTGATCGCCGACATCTGCGACCGCGTCGCGGTGATGTACGCGGGCCAGATCGTGGAGACCGCGCCCGTGCACGACCTCTTCGCCTCGCCCCGCCAGCCCTACACCGACGCGCTGCTGCGCTGCGTGCCCGGCGTCACCGGCACCCGGCTCGCGACGATCCCCGGCACCGTGCCGGCGTTCGACGCACTGCCCCCAGGCTGCCGGTTCGCGCCGCGCTGCGCCCACGCCGCACCGCGGTGCTCGGCGGGTCCGGTGGCGCTGGAGGCCGTGGACCGCACCCACCGGGCGCGCTGCGTCCGGCTCGACGAGCTCGCGGAGGTGGGCCGGTGA
- a CDS encoding ABC transporter permease: MTAVLDKAAPAAPPETAWGAFRRRFARQRLAVVMAGVLGVLVVVAVLAPWITPQDPNAQTLLDRLDAPGPDHWLGADDLGRDVASRLVVATRVTIYAGALATVVSMAIGLPFGLLSGYLRGWTDAVLSRVADALMAIPPLLFAMAIVAVLGRGVTNAMIAIGVVTAPRFFRMARGVALVIREETYIEAARSIGCPTGRIVRTHVLPNMASPLIVQTSITMGFAILFEASLSFLGLGVQPPDASWGSMLQRSTQFAGEAPWLVLLPGLAILVTVLALNTVGDAVRDSVGRENRRLV; this comes from the coding sequence ATGACGGCTGTCCTGGACAAGGCTGCACCGGCCGCGCCGCCCGAGACGGCGTGGGGTGCGTTCCGGCGGCGCTTCGCCCGACAGCGGCTCGCGGTCGTCATGGCCGGGGTGCTGGGGGTGCTCGTCGTGGTCGCGGTGCTCGCGCCGTGGATCACCCCGCAGGACCCCAACGCGCAGACGCTGCTCGACCGGCTCGACGCGCCCGGCCCCGACCACTGGCTCGGCGCCGACGACCTGGGCCGGGACGTGGCGTCGCGGCTCGTCGTCGCCACCCGCGTGACGATCTACGCGGGCGCGCTGGCCACCGTCGTCAGCATGGCGATCGGGCTGCCCTTCGGGCTGCTCTCGGGCTACCTGCGCGGCTGGACCGACGCGGTCCTCAGCCGCGTCGCCGACGCGCTCATGGCCATCCCGCCGCTGCTGTTCGCGATGGCGATCGTCGCCGTCCTCGGCCGCGGCGTCACCAACGCGATGATCGCGATCGGGGTGGTGACGGCGCCGCGGTTCTTCCGCATGGCGCGCGGCGTCGCGCTCGTGATCCGCGAGGAGACCTACATCGAGGCGGCCCGGTCCATCGGCTGCCCCACCGGGAGGATCGTGCGCACCCACGTGCTGCCCAACATGGCGTCCCCGCTGATCGTGCAGACCTCGATCACCATGGGGTTCGCGATCCTGTTCGAGGCGAGCCTGTCGTTCCTCGGCCTCGGCGTGCAGCCGCCGGACGCGTCCTGGGGCTCGATGCTGCAGCGCTCCACGCAGTTCGCGGGCGAGGCGCCGTGGCTGGTCCTGCTGCCCGGGCTGGCGATCCTCGTGACCGTTCTGGCCCTGAACACCGTCGGCGACGCCGTGCGCGACTCCGTCGGCCGCGAGAACCGGAGGCTGGTGTGA
- a CDS encoding sigma-70 family RNA polymerase sigma factor, with translation MPPTAPGLGSEAELRAAYDAHGPELYRYAVRQLRDEGTAQEVVQEVFLRAWRRAGSFDPSVASLRVWLFAIARNAVVDEVRRVAVRPWRRTLTGEPPEPPGTAVDATEQAVLDGWLVEEALRRIRPEHREAVVQTHLLGRPHAEVAAELGVPVGTLRSRIFYGLKALRLAMDEMGVEP, from the coding sequence GTGCCCCCGACCGCGCCCGGGCTGGGCAGCGAGGCCGAGCTGAGGGCGGCCTACGACGCGCACGGCCCCGAGCTCTACCGCTACGCCGTGCGCCAGCTGCGCGACGAGGGGACGGCGCAGGAGGTCGTGCAGGAGGTGTTCCTGCGGGCCTGGCGCCGGGCGGGCAGCTTCGATCCGTCGGTGGCGAGCCTGCGGGTCTGGCTGTTCGCGATCGCCCGCAACGCGGTCGTCGACGAGGTCCGCCGCGTAGCCGTGCGACCCTGGCGCCGCACCCTGACCGGGGAGCCGCCGGAACCGCCGGGCACCGCGGTCGACGCGACCGAGCAGGCGGTGCTGGACGGCTGGCTGGTCGAGGAGGCGCTGCGCCGGATCCGGCCCGAGCACCGGGAGGCGGTCGTGCAGACGCACCTGCTGGGCCGCCCGCACGCCGAGGTCGCCGCCGAGCTGGGCGTGCCGGTCGGCACACTGCGCAGCCGGATCTTCTACGGGCTCAAGGCCCTGCGGCTGGCGATGGACGAGATGGGGGTGGAACCGTGA
- a CDS encoding HNH endonuclease, giving the protein MPSISSESPSEASLIERIAILEQRKAAIAAEQSEAVLAFARAHAESQAAAGTVEPDALERSIAAQVGLACRVSPTEGRRRVRMARDLHAGHDRVRALFAAGRLCEYRTATIVAATAHLSPTERAQVDQALADQHVDTLGVRRIHDLTRTLAAQVAPGKFLTRCRAARSGRRVSVRPAADGMADLTAHLPVGEAVACYAALAAAVNEAAVSPEPLTRSRGQVMADTLVERLTGQTTAGDVNVEIQVLVPVEALVDPTSPLPAQIPGHGPVPIDLLTTGAARTTWRRLITSEGVVIGGDSRSRLFTGRLAALIRARDGGRCRESYCDAPIRHLDHIHRWADGGTTEFDNGRGLCAFHNQVRETPGWKAEVTARGIVTTTPTGAEYVTTAIPVNRSVSENANRSCVA; this is encoded by the coding sequence ATGCCGTCGATCAGTTCCGAGTCGCCTTCCGAGGCCTCGCTGATCGAGCGGATCGCGATATTGGAGCAGCGGAAAGCGGCGATCGCGGCCGAGCAGAGCGAGGCCGTTCTCGCCTTCGCCCGCGCCCACGCGGAATCACAGGCAGCGGCCGGAACCGTCGAGCCCGACGCGCTGGAACGCAGCATCGCCGCCCAGGTCGGGCTGGCCTGCCGGGTCTCGCCCACCGAGGGCCGACGCCGCGTCCGGATGGCCCGCGACCTCCACGCTGGGCACGACCGGGTACGGGCCCTGTTCGCCGCCGGGCGGCTGTGCGAGTACCGCACCGCCACCATCGTCGCCGCCACCGCCCACCTCTCCCCGACCGAACGGGCCCAGGTCGACCAGGCCCTCGCCGACCAGCACGTCGACACCCTCGGGGTGCGCCGGATCCACGACCTCACCCGCACTCTGGCCGCGCAGGTCGCGCCCGGGAAGTTCCTCACCCGCTGCCGCGCCGCCCGCTCGGGCCGGCGGGTGTCGGTCCGCCCCGCCGCCGACGGGATGGCCGACCTCACCGCCCACCTCCCCGTCGGCGAGGCCGTGGCCTGCTACGCAGCACTCGCGGCCGCGGTCAACGAGGCCGCGGTCAGCCCCGAGCCGCTCACCCGCAGCCGCGGTCAGGTCATGGCCGACACCCTCGTCGAACGCCTCACCGGACAGACCACCGCCGGGGACGTGAACGTCGAGATCCAGGTCCTGGTCCCGGTCGAGGCCCTCGTCGACCCCACCAGTCCGCTGCCCGCGCAGATTCCCGGCCACGGACCCGTCCCGATCGACCTGCTCACCACCGGCGCCGCCCGCACGACCTGGCGACGACTGATCACGAGCGAGGGCGTGGTGATCGGCGGCGACTCCCGCAGTCGCCTGTTCACCGGCCGGCTCGCAGCACTGATCCGCGCCCGCGACGGCGGCCGATGCCGGGAGTCCTACTGCGACGCCCCGATCCGCCACCTCGACCACATCCACCGCTGGGCCGACGGCGGCACCACGGAGTTCGACAACGGACGCGGGTTGTGCGCATTCCACAACCAGGTCCGCGAAACGCCCGGATGGAAAGCAGAAGTGACGGCGAGGGGAATCGTCACGACCACACCCACCGGTGCCGAGTACGTCACCACTGCCATACCGGTGAATCGATCGGTATCGGAGAATGCGAACCGGAGCTGCGTCGCGTGA
- a CDS encoding STAS domain-containing protein, translating into MDPLPRPGPPLSPLALSAQRAGEALVVSVAGELDSATTPELEALLDRHRLPAPRHLVLDLAGITFVSSAGVNLLVEMADVPAHGPALHLAGTQNRVVSRLLEITGLTGVFCLHPTVEDALAEI; encoded by the coding sequence GTGGACCCACTCCCCCGCCCGGGACCGCCGCTGTCCCCGCTCGCCCTGAGCGCGCAGCGCGCGGGCGAGGCGCTGGTCGTGTCGGTCGCCGGAGAGCTGGACTCGGCCACCACCCCCGAGCTGGAGGCCCTGCTCGACCGGCACCGGCTCCCGGCGCCGCGGCACCTGGTCCTCGATCTCGCCGGGATCACCTTCGTGTCCTCGGCCGGGGTCAACCTGCTCGTCGAGATGGCCGACGTGCCGGCGCACGGGCCGGCCCTGCACCTCGCGGGCACGCAGAACCGGGTCGTGTCGCGCCTGCTCGAGATCACCGGCCTGACCGGCGTCTTCTGCCTGCACCCCACCGTCGAGGACGCGCTCGCCGAGATCTAG
- a CDS encoding anti-sigma factor family protein, giving the protein MNADEHRTLRESLGVYALGQLPPGEATALRAHLDGCASCSAELAEIAPVVGALGRVDPAHLDVPPAPPAWLGDRIVARAAAERVPSRPGRGGRLLLAAAAVVLAGLAGAGGYALGTGTDPAVPREPVALRTADPAVEASATVVPHTWGVEITLAADGFRPGAVYRVVVIDDGGRAVGAGEFVGTGANPMLCNLNSSVLRADAAGFDVVDAAGRVVVHGEL; this is encoded by the coding sequence GTGAACGCCGACGAGCACCGCACGCTGCGCGAGTCGCTGGGCGTCTACGCCCTGGGGCAGCTGCCGCCCGGTGAGGCGACGGCGCTGCGCGCGCACCTCGACGGCTGCGCGTCCTGCTCGGCCGAGCTGGCCGAGATCGCCCCGGTCGTCGGTGCTCTCGGGCGCGTCGACCCCGCGCACCTCGACGTCCCCCCGGCACCGCCCGCGTGGCTGGGCGACCGGATCGTCGCCCGCGCCGCCGCGGAGCGGGTCCCGTCGCGCCCGGGCCGGGGCGGGCGGCTCCTGCTGGCGGCCGCCGCGGTGGTGCTCGCGGGCCTCGCCGGGGCCGGGGGCTACGCGCTCGGCACGGGCACCGATCCCGCCGTGCCGCGCGAGCCCGTCGCCCTGCGCACCGCCGACCCCGCCGTCGAGGCCAGCGCGACGGTCGTCCCGCACACGTGGGGCGTCGAGATCACGCTGGCCGCCGACGGCTTCCGGCCGGGCGCGGTCTACCGCGTCGTCGTCATCGACGACGGCGGCCGCGCGGTGGGCGCGGGGGAGTTCGTCGGCACCGGCGCGAACCCGATGCTGTGCAACCTCAACTCGTCGGTGCTGCGCGCCGACGCCGCCGGGTTCGACGTCGTCGACGCGGCCGGGCGGGTCGTCGTGCACGGGGAGCTCTAG
- a CDS encoding PRC-barrel domain-containing protein has protein sequence MFPAENLRDWVGHDVVDPDDDKIGPMEAVYVDTATDEPSFVTVRVGFIGRHRLALVPVTGATVSPSAVRVRYAKSLVKDAPSIDTDGELTAAQEPEVFAHYGVDYGPGTGRRLARR, from the coding sequence ATGTTCCCTGCAGAGAACCTCCGTGACTGGGTGGGCCACGACGTCGTCGACCCCGACGACGACAAGATCGGCCCGATGGAGGCCGTCTACGTCGACACCGCGACCGACGAGCCGAGCTTCGTGACCGTCCGGGTCGGCTTCATCGGCCGCCACCGCCTCGCGCTCGTCCCCGTGACGGGGGCGACGGTGTCGCCCTCGGCCGTGCGCGTGCGGTACGCGAAGTCGCTGGTGAAGGACGCCCCCTCGATCGACACCGACGGCGAGCTGACGGCGGCGCAGGAGCCCGAGGTGTTCGCGCACTACGGCGTGGACTACGGCCCGGGGACGGGGCGCCGGCTCGCCCGGCGCTGA
- a CDS encoding MBL fold metallo-hydrolase — protein sequence MSTLDYRKGLHDLGDGCHAWMLPDGSWGWSNSGLITGSGTSLMVDTLFDLALTREMLAGIAPVTDAHPLATLVNTHSDGDHVFGNELVAERDVEIIASAATAELMTQEAVESLASLKRREDVLGDFARSIFGPFEFEGITATGPTRTFEGELSLDVGGREVQLIQVGPAHTPGDTLVLVPDARLLYAGDILFIGGTPIAWAGPIDRWIAACDRILDMEIDRIVPGHGPVTDKSGVGVMREYLVFVEEEARKRFEQGLSVDDAIATIDLGAWAQVPEHGRLAQNVLNVYQQLDPSLPRPDRLTVLERIAALEGFAAPATTAPAAEGTL from the coding sequence GTGAGCACACTGGACTACCGCAAGGGCCTGCACGACCTGGGCGACGGGTGCCACGCCTGGATGCTGCCCGACGGCAGCTGGGGCTGGAGCAACTCCGGGCTGATCACCGGCTCGGGCACGTCGCTCATGGTCGACACCCTGTTCGACCTCGCCCTCACCCGGGAGATGCTCGCCGGGATCGCGCCCGTCACCGACGCCCACCCGCTGGCGACGCTGGTCAACACGCACTCCGACGGCGACCACGTCTTCGGCAACGAGCTCGTCGCCGAGCGGGACGTCGAGATCATCGCCTCCGCCGCGACCGCCGAGCTCATGACCCAGGAGGCGGTCGAGTCGCTGGCCTCGCTCAAGCGGCGCGAGGACGTGCTGGGCGACTTCGCCCGCTCGATCTTCGGCCCGTTCGAGTTCGAGGGCATCACCGCCACCGGCCCGACCCGCACGTTCGAGGGCGAGCTCAGCCTCGACGTCGGCGGCCGGGAGGTGCAGCTCATCCAGGTCGGGCCGGCGCACACCCCGGGCGACACGCTCGTGCTCGTCCCGGACGCGCGGCTGCTCTACGCGGGCGACATCCTCTTCATCGGCGGCACCCCGATCGCCTGGGCCGGCCCGATCGACCGGTGGATCGCCGCCTGCGACCGCATCCTCGACATGGAGATCGACCGGATCGTGCCCGGCCACGGCCCGGTCACCGACAAGTCCGGCGTCGGCGTGATGCGGGAGTACCTCGTGTTCGTCGAGGAGGAGGCGCGCAAGCGCTTCGAGCAGGGGCTCTCGGTCGACGACGCCATCGCGACGATCGACCTCGGCGCCTGGGCGCAGGTGCCCGAGCACGGGCGGCTCGCGCAGAACGTCCTCAACGTCTACCAGCAGCTCGACCCCAGCCTGCCCCGCCCGGACCGGCTCACGGTGCTGGAGCGGATCGCCGCGCTGGAGGGCTTCGCCGCCCCCGCCACCACTGCTCCTGCCGCCGAGGGGACCCTCTGA
- a CDS encoding class F sortase has product MAGLLTTGCAAGAPAPAAAPAPVAAAAAPAPAPAAVLAEPAAVAIPAIGVRSDLLSLGLTAEGAAEVPQDFDRAGWFRGGGRPGGRGPTVLLGHVDSADGPAVFHRLRDLRPGDVVEVTAADGTPARYAVERTEQVDKDAFPTFAVFGATPDDVLRLVTCAGGFDRGARSYTDNLVVHATRI; this is encoded by the coding sequence GTGGCGGGCCTGTTGACGACGGGGTGCGCGGCCGGTGCACCCGCGCCCGCCGCCGCACCCGCGCCGGTCGCTGCGGCCGCCGCCCCGGCACCGGCTCCGGCCGCGGTGCTCGCCGAGCCCGCCGCCGTCGCCATCCCGGCGATCGGGGTCCGCTCCGACCTGCTCTCCCTGGGCCTCACCGCCGAGGGCGCCGCCGAGGTGCCGCAGGACTTCGACCGCGCGGGCTGGTTCCGCGGCGGCGGGCGCCCGGGCGGGCGCGGGCCGACCGTCCTGCTCGGCCACGTCGACTCTGCCGACGGCCCCGCCGTCTTCCACCGCCTGCGCGACCTGCGCCCCGGCGACGTCGTCGAGGTGACCGCCGCGGACGGGACGCCGGCGCGCTACGCCGTCGAGCGGACCGAGCAGGTCGACAAGGACGCCTTCCCCACGTTCGCCGTGTTCGGCGCGACCCCCGACGACGTGCTGCGGCTGGTCACGTGCGCGGGCGGGTTCGACCGCGGCGCGCGCAGCTACACCGACAACCTGGTCGTGCACGCCACCAGGATCTAG
- a CDS encoding fumarylacetoacetate hydrolase family protein, whose protein sequence is MRFVTYASAAGDDRVGLVDGDVVHGLEPGTTLLDVLDADGLQAAGERAAASPSETVDLAGLTLRAPLQPRSIRDCTGFLQHLRNCQGAADIPVDERHDRFPAFYFSNPSAVVGPHDDVPISPGSERFDYELEVCAVIGRPGSTIALDRAEEHIAGYMLLCDWSARDLQINEMALRLGPAKGKDGANTLGPMLVTPDEIESFRSRNAFDLGMTGYVNGELVSEGRWDTVDWGFPDMITYTSRGTHLRPGDVIGSGTVPSGCLFEHFALDPDGFRGWLQPGDEVRLVIEQLGEIRHRVVAGVEPEPLSSGY, encoded by the coding sequence ATGCGCTTCGTCACCTACGCCTCCGCCGCCGGCGACGACCGGGTCGGGCTGGTGGACGGCGACGTCGTCCACGGCCTCGAGCCCGGCACCACCCTCCTCGACGTGCTCGACGCCGACGGCCTGCAGGCCGCGGGCGAGCGCGCCGCGGCGTCGCCGAGCGAGACCGTGGACCTGGCCGGCCTCACCCTGCGCGCGCCGCTGCAGCCGCGCTCCATCCGCGACTGCACCGGCTTCCTCCAGCACCTGCGCAACTGCCAGGGCGCGGCCGACATCCCCGTCGACGAGCGGCACGACCGGTTCCCGGCGTTCTACTTCTCCAACCCCTCCGCCGTGGTCGGCCCGCACGACGACGTGCCGATCTCACCCGGGAGCGAGCGCTTCGACTACGAGCTCGAGGTCTGCGCCGTCATCGGGCGGCCCGGCTCGACCATCGCGCTCGACCGCGCCGAGGAGCACATCGCCGGCTACATGCTGCTCTGCGACTGGAGCGCGCGGGACCTGCAGATCAACGAGATGGCGCTGCGCCTGGGCCCGGCCAAGGGCAAGGACGGGGCCAACACGCTGGGCCCGATGCTCGTGACGCCCGACGAGATCGAGTCCTTCCGCAGCCGCAACGCCTTCGACCTCGGCATGACCGGCTACGTCAACGGCGAGCTCGTCAGCGAGGGTCGCTGGGACACCGTCGACTGGGGCTTCCCCGACATGATCACCTACACCTCGCGGGGCACGCACCTGCGGCCCGGTGACGTCATCGGCTCGGGCACGGTGCCCTCGGGCTGCCTGTTCGAGCACTTCGCGCTCGACCCCGACGGCTTCCGCGGCTGGCTGCAACCCGGCGACGAGGTGCGGCTCGTCATCGAGCAGCTCGGCGAGATCCGCCACCGCGTGGTCGCCGGGGTGGAGCCGGAGCCGCTGAGCTCGGGGTACTGA
- a CDS encoding ABC transporter ATP-binding protein, with the protein MRPLLEVEGLAKSFPARRGGFGRPRAFVRAVRDVSFTIDRGRTLGVVGESGSGKSTAARLLLGLVPADAGTVRLGDVDVLSARGDRLHTLRRRMPMVFQDPYSSLDPTWVVRDIVTEPLRLTGERDRAVLGARAEELVEMVGLAPAYVRRYPHELSGGQRQRIALARALACEPDLVVLDEAVAALDVSTRAGIIGLLQDLQDRLGVAYLFISHDLALVRVVSHDLAVMYLGRVVESGPTEDVYARPAHPYTQALIAAAPVPDPVVQRARVRPPVRGEVPSALDVPTGCAFHTRCPLATEVCRTTEPPEVPVADGHLAACHHTDRAAALSGESVLKGTS; encoded by the coding sequence GTGAGGCCGCTGCTGGAGGTGGAGGGGCTCGCCAAGTCCTTCCCGGCGCGCCGCGGGGGCTTCGGCCGCCCGCGCGCCTTCGTGCGGGCCGTCCGGGACGTGTCGTTCACGATCGACCGCGGCCGGACCCTCGGCGTGGTCGGGGAGTCCGGTTCCGGCAAGTCGACGGCGGCCCGGCTGCTGCTGGGCCTGGTGCCCGCCGACGCCGGGACCGTCCGGCTCGGGGACGTCGACGTCCTCTCCGCCCGCGGCGACCGGCTGCACACCCTGCGCCGGCGGATGCCGATGGTGTTCCAGGACCCGTACTCCTCGCTGGACCCGACCTGGGTGGTGCGCGACATCGTCACCGAGCCCCTGCGGCTCACCGGCGAGCGCGACCGCGCGGTGCTGGGCGCCCGCGCCGAGGAGCTGGTGGAGATGGTCGGCCTCGCGCCCGCCTACGTCCGGCGCTACCCGCACGAGCTCTCGGGCGGCCAGCGCCAGCGCATCGCGCTGGCCAGGGCGCTGGCCTGCGAGCCCGACCTCGTCGTCCTCGACGAGGCCGTGGCCGCGCTGGACGTCTCCACCCGCGCCGGGATCATCGGGCTGCTGCAGGACCTGCAGGACCGCCTCGGCGTCGCCTACCTGTTCATCTCCCACGACCTCGCGCTCGTGCGCGTGGTCAGCCACGACCTCGCCGTGATGTACCTGGGGCGGGTCGTCGAGAGCGGGCCGACCGAGGACGTCTACGCGCGGCCGGCGCACCCCTACACGCAGGCGCTGATCGCGGCGGCACCCGTGCCGGACCCGGTCGTGCAGCGGGCGCGGGTGCGCCCGCCCGTCCGCGGCGAGGTGCCCAGCGCGCTGGACGTGCCGACCGGCTGCGCGTTCCACACCCGCTGCCCGCTGGCCACCGAGGTCTGCCGCACCACCGAACCGCCCGAGGTCCCCGTCGCCGACGGGCACCTCGCCGCCTGCCACCACACCGACCGCGCGGCCGCGCTGTCGGGGGAGTCCGTACTGAAGGGGACCTCGTGA